Below is a genomic region from Candidatus Rokuibacteriota bacterium.
CTCGCACCCCGCCACGGCGAAGCCGCGGAAGACGAGCTTCGGCCGGACACCGAGCGTCTCGGCCCGCTCCCGCGACATGAGGAGCGTCGCCGAGGCGCCGTCGGAGAGCTGGGAGGAGTTGCCCGCGGTCACCGTGCCCTGTCCGCTCTGCTTGTCGAAGTGGGGCGGCAGTCCCAGCAGCCCCTCGAGCGTCGTGTCCGGCCGGTTGCACTCGTCCTTCTCGACGTAGTACTCCTCCTTGCCGACCACCTCGCCCGTCTTCTTGTCCAGGAGGCCGCGCGTCACGTGCATGGGCGCCAGCTCCTCCTTGAAGAAGCCCTCCTGCTGGGCCCGCGCGGTGCGCTGCTGGCTCCTGAGCGCGTACTCGTCCTGCGCCTGACGGCTGATCTTGTAGCGCTTGGCCACGACCTCCGCCGTCTCGCCCATGACCATGTAGAGGCCGGGATGGCGCTCCTTCACCCAGGGGTTCGGGTTGTTGTCACGCTGGAGCATCGTGATGCTCTCCACCCCGCCTCCGATGGCGGCCTCCGCCCCATCGTTCATGATGTGGTGCGCCGCCATCGCGATGGCCTGGAGCCCCGAGGAGCAGAAGCGGTTGACGGTGGTGCCGGGGATGGAGGCCGGCAGCCCGGCGCGCAGCGCCGCCACGCGGGCGATGTTGTGCCCCTGGGGGCCGTGCGGCTGGCCGCAGCCGAGGACCACGTCCTCGATCTCGGCCGGGTCGAGCTGCGGCACCTTGCCCAGCACATCCCTGACGCAGTGGGCGGCGAGATCGTCCGGCCGCGTGAGATTGAAGGACCCGCGGAACGACTTGGCCAGCGGGGTCCGGGAACTGGCCACCACCACGGCTTCTCTCATCGGCCTGCCTCCCTCATCGATTATGATCGGGTCCGTAGCCGGCGTGCGCGAGCGAACAGAGCCGGGGGCGAGTATACGCGACTCCGGGACCGCCGCGGAGACCTGGTTGCCGGCCCCGAGGAGGGGACGCGCATCCGGGCGTCGCCACAGCAGGACACCGGCTCGGGCGGGCCGAGCTCGTTGGGGCCACCCGCGGAGTCGACCGACGCAGCCCCTGAGTCAACGAGGAGGAGCCCTGATGGCACAGAAGTCTGTCGTCCTCACCGACCGCGCGCCAGGCCCGTTCCGCGGCGCGCCCTACTCCCAGGCCATCCGCGTCGGCGATCTGGTCTTCGTCTCGGGCCAGCTCCCGGTGAAGGCGGGGACCTCGGCGATCGCCGGCGCCACCATCCAGGAGCAGACCGAGCAGGTGATGGCCAACCTGAAAGCCATCCTCGAGGCTGCCGGCAGCGGGCTCGACCGCCTGGTCAAGACCACGGTGTTTCTCGCGCACCTCGAGGACTTCCCGGGGATGAACGAGGTCTATCGCCGCCACGCCGGCGAGGCCCCACCCGCCCGTTCCACCGTCGGCGGCGCTACGCTGCCGCAGGACGCGCTGGTCGAGATCGAGGCCATCGGGCATGTGTGAGCCCGTGCGGAGAGATGGTAAGCCGTCCGGGGATCGAACCCGGGACCCCCTGCTTGAAAGTGGGCCAGCAGAACTTCTGGAGCTACCCCGGTCTTGTGGCGGGCGCAGGGCTTGGGGGGCCATGCCACCGCCCCCTGCCGTCTTTGGTAGTTGATCGGGGACTCGTCGCCGAGGTGGAGTGGTGCCGGCGTTTGCGGATCGTCACGGTGTGAGAGCGAACCATCCTTGGTCTCTCTTTCATGGGCGGGTCGTCAGCACGAGCCGGGCATCGACGACGCTGAGCCCGTCCGGGTAGGCCAGGACGGGGTTCAGGTCAAGTTCCCCAACGTGGGGACAGGTCGCGACGAGGTCGGAGACCCGGAGCAGGAGCTGGACGAGGCTGCTCCGGTCCACCGGAGGGCCCCCCCGGAAGCCCCCCAGCACCGCGGAGCCCCGGACCTCGTCGAGCATGTCCCGGGCATCCTGCTCGGCAAGCGGCGCCACCCGGAAGGCCACGTCCCTCAGCGCCTCCACCATGACACCGCCCAGCCCGAACATGACCACAGGCCCGAACTGGCGGTCGCGGACCGCGCCGACGATGACCTCTTGCCCGGCGGGCATCATCGGCGAGACGAGGACACCCCGGATCTCAGCGTCAGGCCGCCAGCGGCGGGCGCCGGCGAGGATCCCGGCGAAGGCCGCGCGGATGGCGTCCTCGCCGGAGACGTTGAGCCTGACCCCGCCCGCTTCCGACTTGTGCAGGATGTCGGGCGAGACGATCTTCATGGCCACGGGGGTACCAAACGCAGCCGCTGCCGCGACGGCGACGTCGGCACTGGGTGCCAGGACGAAGTCGGCCACCGCCACGCCGTGGCGGCGCAACAGCAGCCGGACCTCGTGCTCGAGGAGGCGGTCCCGACCGAGGCGGAGGGCCTCGGCGACCTCGGCGGGCGTCTCCGGCGGCGTCTCCGGCAGCGCGAAATCACCCCGTGCCTCCACCCGCTCCAGGTCGGCCCCGCGGCGGGCGAGCACGGAGATCGAGGCCGCGGCGATCTCGAGGGACTCGTGGACCGGCACGCCGTGCTGCCGCAGGATCTCATGGGCCTCGGGCTTGAGCCCCGCATAGCAGCTCTGAACGACGAGCGGGAGACCGGTCTCCTTGACGAGCGCGCCGAGACGGAGCGCGGTGGCATCCTCGATCGGGCCGAGCGCTTCGGCGAAGCGGATCCTGTAGCCGCCGAACAGCCCCACGATCAGCAGCGCGTCCACGCCGGGGTCGGCCAGGCAGTGCGCGGCGCACGCGGCGAAGAGCCCGGGGTCGGCATCGGTGGCGCCGGCCACGTCCACAGGGTTGTTCACGGTGGCCGCCGCGTGCAGGATCGAGCGGAGCTTCTGCTGCGTCTCCGCCGACAGCTCGGGGACTTCGAGGCCGTCGGCGCTGAGCGCGTCGGCCGCCAGCGTGGCGTGGCCGCCGCCGTCGGCCAGGACGGCGACGCGATTGCCGCGCATCGGCGGCAGCGTGGTGAGCGCCTCGGCGGCCGGCAGCAGCTCGTCGGAGCGGCGCACGCTGATGACCCCCGCCTGCCTCAGCGCGGCCTGGGCCACCACCGCACTGCCGGCGAGCGCGCCGGTGTGGGAGCTGGCCGACCGCTGGCCCACCTCCGAGCGGCCGCCCTTGAGGAGGAGCACGGGCTTCCGGCGGACCGTCTCGCGCGCGGCGCGCAGGAAGGCTCGGCCGTCCTTGAATCCCTCGACGTACATCAGAACCAGGTCCGTGTCGGCGTCCTCCCGAAAGTAGCGGAGGTACTCGTCCCAGCGGATGTCCGCCTCGTTGCCCACGCCGACGTAGGCGCTGAAGCCGAGGCGGCTTGTCGCCGAGGCCTCCACCATCACGGCCAGGGCCATGTTCCCGCTCTGGCAGAGCAGCGCCAGCCGGCCGGGCCGGACGTTGCGGACGCCGACCAGGTTCAGCCGATGGGGCAGGTTGAACAGGCCCGACGTGTTGGGGCCCACGAGCCGGATCCCGTGGCGATGCGCGCGTTCGACGATCTCGGCCTCGAGCGCGCGGCCCTCGCGGCCCGTCTCCGCGAAGCCGACCGCGATCACGACCGCGCCCCGGACGCCCTTCCGCCCGCAGTCCTCCAGAACCTCGGGCACAGTGAGCGCCGGCGTGACGATCAGGGCGAGGTCCACGGGACCCGGGATCGCCGAGACGCGCGGGTAGACCTGGAGCCCCAGGATTTCCGCCCCGCGGGGGTTGACGGGATAGATGGCACCCGGGAAGCGGTCCTCCTGGAGGGTGCGGATCGCCTGGAACCCCCTCTTGGTCTCGTCGTTCGAGGCCCCGACGATCGCGACCGACCGCGGGCGCAGGATCGCCTCGAGGTCGCTCTTCATGGCTCAGATCCCCCTGAAGGCGGGCGGGCGCTTCTCGGTGAAGGCCCGGACGCCCTCCTTCCAGTCCTCGGTGCTCATGCAGGCCACCAAGGCGCCCACCTCGGCGCTCATGGCCGTCTTGGGATCGAGCCGGGAGTGGCGGTTCAGGTGCGCCTTGGCGAATCGCAGCGAAAGAGGGGCTTGGCCGGCAAGGGCAGTCGCCAGCGCCTCGGCCTCCACGTGGAGCTGTGCGAGCGGGACCGCCTTCGTGGCCAGGCCGAGGGTCACCGCCTGCCGGCCGGTGAAGCGGCCGCCGAGCATGATCAGCTCCCGGGCCTTGCCGAGCCCCACCAGCTCCGGCAGGAGGTAGGTGAGCCCCCCGCCGAGATAGGTGCCGAGCCCGACCTCCGGGAACCCCATCTCTGCCTCCTCGGCCATGACGACGAAGTCGCAGCTCAACGCCATCTCGGCGCCGGCGCCGAGCGCGTAACCGTTGACGGCCGCGACGACCGGCTTGGGGCAATCCTGGAGGCGCGCGCACGCGCGCTGGCCGGCCCACGCGTAGGCGCCCTTCTCCGCCGCCGTCCGCTCCCGCTCGCGATGGGCTTTGAGATCCGCGCCGACGCAGAAGGCCCGGCCCTCGCCGCCCACGACGATCGCTCGGACGCCGCCGTCCTGCTCCGCATCCGTCACAGCCGCCTCGAGGGCTTCGTAGAGCGGCTCGGAGACCGCGTTGAGCCGGTGCGGACGGTTCAGGCGGATCCAGGCAATCCGCTCCCGCCTGTCGTAGAGAATAGGGCGCTCAGATTCGGGCAAGTCGTGTCCTCCTGTCCGCTGCGCGTTGTCGTTCCAGCACGCCGGCCATTCAGAGGTACAGGCGCGCGTCCTTCCAGCGCTCCTCGAACTCGGCCAGCCGTCGCGTCGCGCGGCGGGGATTTCGGGAGGCGATCAACGTGACCAGGGCGTTCACGAGGCTGAGCGGCGCGACGTAGGACTCGATGATGGACTTCAGATCCGTGCGGGCCACGAGCGCGACGTCCCCCTGCTGGGCCAGCGGCGAGGTGGCCTTGTCGGTGATGACGACGGTCCGGGCTCCGCGGCCCTTGGCCTGCATCAGGACCTCGTAGGTCTGACGGGTGTAGCGCGCGAAGCTGATGGCGACGAGGACGTCGCGCGTGCCCAGCCCCGCCGTCTGCTCCGGCAGATCGCCGATCCCGGGGACGACGAGCCGAGACGTTCCCAACGTCAACTGCAGCCCGAAGTGGAGGAACACCGCCACTGCATGGGCGCTGCGCAGGCCCAGGACGTAGACGTGCCGGGCGCCTATGATGGCGTCCGCTGCCCGCGCCAGCGAAGCCCGATCGACATCCCCATGGGTGCGGCGCAGGTTCTCCAGGTCGCTCGCGAAGACCTGCGCGACGACGTCCCGCCCGCCCCGCCGGCCACCGGCCGCCTCTTCCAGGCGGCTCACCGTCGAGCGTTCGGCCCGGACCAGGTTCCGGAAGGCCTCCTGGAGCTCCGGGAAGCCCTCGTAGCCGAGGGCCCCGGCGAGCCGGGTGACCGTCGAGGTGCTGAGACCGATCCGCTCGGCGATCTGTCCGGCGGTGAGAAAGACTGCCTCGTCGTAGTTCTGGTAGAGATAGTCGGCCGCGCGGCGCTGCCCCTTCGAGAGCCTGGGGTGCGCCGCCAGGATGTGCTGCAGGAGTCGCGGCCGCACTGATCGGACCTCCCCGTCGGGCGAGCCCATCGCTGGTGCGCTCACGCGCGCGCGGGTCTCCCGAGCCGCGCCCGCTGGGTGAAGAACACGAGCGCGACGATGCCCACGGCGGGCACGAAGACCCAGTGCGCCGATGGCCGACCCGTCGGCACCTTCACCGCCCCGATGCTCCAGCCCGGCTCGAATCCGCTCTTCTTGGCCTGGCTGCCGAACTTCACGCCGGCGACCTGGGCCTGACCTCCCAGCACGGTCACCGTGAGGCCCGCGTCGGCG
It encodes:
- a CDS encoding thiolase family protein is translated as MREAVVVASSRTPLAKSFRGSFNLTRPDDLAAHCVRDVLGKVPQLDPAEIEDVVLGCGQPHGPQGHNIARVAALRAGLPASIPGTTVNRFCSSGLQAIAMAAHHIMNDGAEAAIGGGVESITMLQRDNNPNPWVKERHPGLYMVMGETAEVVAKRYKISRQAQDEYALRSQQRTARAQQEGFFKEELAPMHVTRGLLDKKTGEVVGKEEYYVEKDECNRPDTTLEGLLGLPPHFDKQSGQGTVTAGNSSQLSDGASATLLMSRERAETLGVRPKLVFRGFAVAGCEPDEMGIGPVFAVPKLLKRHGLRVDDIDVWELNEAFAVQVVYCRDRLGLDPDKLNVNGGSVSIGHPFGMTGSRLVGTLANEMLRRRARYGVVTMCIGGGQGAAGLFEACL
- a CDS encoding enoyl-CoA hydratase/isomerase family protein produces the protein MPESERPILYDRRERIAWIRLNRPHRLNAVSEPLYEALEAAVTDAEQDGGVRAIVVGGEGRAFCVGADLKAHRERERTAAEKGAYAWAGQRACARLQDCPKPVVAAVNGYALGAGAEMALSCDFVVMAEEAEMGFPEVGLGTYLGGGLTYLLPELVGLGKARELIMLGGRFTGRQAVTLGLATKAVPLAQLHVEAEALATALAGQAPLSLRFAKAHLNRHSRLDPKTAMSAEVGALVACMSTEDWKEGVRAFTEKRPPAFRGI
- a CDS encoding acetate--CoA ligase family protein — its product is MKSDLEAILRPRSVAIVGASNDETKRGFQAIRTLQEDRFPGAIYPVNPRGAEILGLQVYPRVSAIPGPVDLALIVTPALTVPEVLEDCGRKGVRGAVVIAVGFAETGREGRALEAEIVERAHRHGIRLVGPNTSGLFNLPHRLNLVGVRNVRPGRLALLCQSGNMALAVMVEASATSRLGFSAYVGVGNEADIRWDEYLRYFREDADTDLVLMYVEGFKDGRAFLRAARETVRRKPVLLLKGGRSEVGQRSASSHTGALAGSAVVAQAALRQAGVISVRRSDELLPAAEALTTLPPMRGNRVAVLADGGGHATLAADALSADGLEVPELSAETQQKLRSILHAAATVNNPVDVAGATDADPGLFAACAAHCLADPGVDALLIVGLFGGYRIRFAEALGPIEDATALRLGALVKETGLPLVVQSCYAGLKPEAHEILRQHGVPVHESLEIAAASISVLARRGADLERVEARGDFALPETPPETPAEVAEALRLGRDRLLEHEVRLLLRRHGVAVADFVLAPSADVAVAAAAAFGTPVAMKIVSPDILHKSEAGGVRLNVSGEDAIRAAFAGILAGARRWRPDAEIRGVLVSPMMPAGQEVIVGAVRDRQFGPVVMFGLGGVMVEALRDVAFRVAPLAEQDARDMLDEVRGSAVLGGFRGGPPVDRSSLVQLLLRVSDLVATCPHVGELDLNPVLAYPDGLSVVDARLVLTTRP
- a CDS encoding reactive intermediate/imine deaminase (has endoribonuclease activity on mRNA), which codes for MAQKSVVLTDRAPGPFRGAPYSQAIRVGDLVFVSGQLPVKAGTSAIAGATIQEQTEQVMANLKAILEAAGSGLDRLVKTTVFLAHLEDFPGMNEVYRRHAGEAPPARSTVGGATLPQDALVEIEAIGHV
- a CDS encoding MurR/RpiR family transcriptional regulator encodes the protein MSAPAMGSPDGEVRSVRPRLLQHILAAHPRLSKGQRRAADYLYQNYDEAVFLTAGQIAERIGLSTSTVTRLAGALGYEGFPELQEAFRNLVRAERSTVSRLEEAAGGRRGGRDVVAQVFASDLENLRRTHGDVDRASLARAADAIIGARHVYVLGLRSAHAVAVFLHFGLQLTLGTSRLVVPGIGDLPEQTAGLGTRDVLVAISFARYTRQTYEVLMQAKGRGARTVVITDKATSPLAQQGDVALVARTDLKSIIESYVAPLSLVNALVTLIASRNPRRATRRLAEFEERWKDARLYL